One Mus caroli unplaced genomic scaffold, CAROLI_EIJ_v1.1 scaffold_10088_1, whole genome shotgun sequence genomic window carries:
- the LOC110288991 gene encoding UDP-glucuronosyltransferase 1-9-like isoform X2 — translation MVPAAFPTSLPLCVCLLLASGLVQADRLLVVPMDGSHWFDMQMVVEKLIHRGHEVVVVIPEVSWRMEKSLNCTVKTYSVSHTMEDLDRAFNYFAYTQWKTPEQSIRSFMTGSARGFFELMFSHCRDLFNDKKLVEYLKKRAFDAVFLDPFDVCGLIVAKYFSLPSVIFARYSFCYYLEEGAQCPSLPSYVPRLFSKYTDTMTFKERLWNHYMYIEDYIFCPYFYKTAVEIASEVLQTPVTMTDLFNPVSIWLLRTDFVLEFPRPVMPNMVFVGGMNCLQGKPLSKVMISKGRGKKTFLSRSKDRNDRHATSTQKQDYSGAGREHVEVRLGSWGVE, via the exons ATGGTTCCTGCAGCCTttcccacctctcttcctctgtgtgtgtgtctgctacTGGCCTCTGGCTTGGTCCAGGCAGACAGGCTGCTGGTGGTGCCCATGGATGGGAGCCACTGGTTTGACATGCAGATGGTTGTGGAGAAACTCATTCACAGAGGGCATGAGGTTGTGGTAGTCATCCCAGAAGTGAGTTGGCGGATGGAGAAATCCCTGAATTGTACAGTGAAGACTTACTCGGTTTCTCACACTATGGAGGATCTGGACAGAGCGTTCAATTATTTTGCTTACACTCAATGGAAAACTCCTGAGCAAAGTATACGTTCTTTCATGACAGGCTCAGCCAGAGGTTTCTTTGAACTAATGTTTTCACACTGTAGGGATTTGTTTAACGACAAGAAGTTAGTGGAGTACTTGAAGAAGAGAGCTTTTGATGCAGTGTTTCTGGATCCTTTCGATGTGTGTGGATTAATTGTTGCCAAATATTTCTCGCTCCCATCAGTGATCTTTGCAAGATATTCATTTTGCTACTATCTTGAAGAGGGTGCCCAGTGCCCAAGTCTTCCTTCTTATGTTCCTAGACTTTTCTCAAAatacacagacaccatgactttCAAGGAGAGATTGTGGAACCATTATATGTACATTGAAGACTATATATTTTGCCCCTATTTTTACAAAACTGCTGTAGAAATTGCCTCTGAAGTTCTGCAGACCCCAGTGACTATGACAGACCTCTTTAACCCAGTGTCTATTTGGTTGTTACGCACTGACTTTGTGTTGGAGTTCCCCAGACCTGTGATGCCCAACATGGTCTTTGTTGGTGGGATGAACTGCCTCCAGGGGAAGCCACTTTCCAAG GTCATGATTAgtaaggggagaggaaagaaaactttCCTGAGTAGGAGCAAGGACCGTAATGATAGACATGCCACTTCAACACAGAAGCAGGACTATTCAGGGGCAGGAAGAGAACATGTGGAGGTAAGGCTGGGCAGCTGGGGAGTGGAGTGA
- the LOC110288991 gene encoding UDP-glucuronosyltransferase 1-9-like isoform X1, translating into MVPAAFPTSLPLCVCLLLASGLVQADRLLVVPMDGSHWFDMQMVVEKLIHRGHEVVVVIPEVSWRMEKSLNCTVKTYSVSHTMEDLDRAFNYFAYTQWKTPEQSIRSFMTGSARGFFELMFSHCRDLFNDKKLVEYLKKRAFDAVFLDPFDVCGLIVAKYFSLPSVIFARYSFCYYLEEGAQCPSLPSYVPRLFSKYTDTMTFKERLWNHYMYIEDYIFCPYFYKTAVEIASEVLQTPVTMTDLFNPVSIWLLRTDFVLEFPRPVMPNMVFVGGMNCLQGKPLSKHTFPWHRHQSMGVKAPAPALHVQKIMQQYWVRNTSSILPMVTWHISHWGHLEACVMVRITYNNTDVCVLVLCWPSVTPPNTCGCSLVSMCLRIQLPFLLFLKYSIPPPLLPSSSLHSSSSF; encoded by the exons ATGGTTCCTGCAGCCTttcccacctctcttcctctgtgtgtgtgtctgctacTGGCCTCTGGCTTGGTCCAGGCAGACAGGCTGCTGGTGGTGCCCATGGATGGGAGCCACTGGTTTGACATGCAGATGGTTGTGGAGAAACTCATTCACAGAGGGCATGAGGTTGTGGTAGTCATCCCAGAAGTGAGTTGGCGGATGGAGAAATCCCTGAATTGTACAGTGAAGACTTACTCGGTTTCTCACACTATGGAGGATCTGGACAGAGCGTTCAATTATTTTGCTTACACTCAATGGAAAACTCCTGAGCAAAGTATACGTTCTTTCATGACAGGCTCAGCCAGAGGTTTCTTTGAACTAATGTTTTCACACTGTAGGGATTTGTTTAACGACAAGAAGTTAGTGGAGTACTTGAAGAAGAGAGCTTTTGATGCAGTGTTTCTGGATCCTTTCGATGTGTGTGGATTAATTGTTGCCAAATATTTCTCGCTCCCATCAGTGATCTTTGCAAGATATTCATTTTGCTACTATCTTGAAGAGGGTGCCCAGTGCCCAAGTCTTCCTTCTTATGTTCCTAGACTTTTCTCAAAatacacagacaccatgactttCAAGGAGAGATTGTGGAACCATTATATGTACATTGAAGACTATATATTTTGCCCCTATTTTTACAAAACTGCTGTAGAAATTGCCTCTGAAGTTCTGCAGACCCCAGTGACTATGACAGACCTCTTTAACCCAGTGTCTATTTGGTTGTTACGCACTGACTTTGTGTTGGAGTTCCCCAGACCTGTGATGCCCAACATGGTCTTTGTTGGTGGGATGAACTGCCTCCAGGGGAAGCCACTTTCCAAG CATACCTTTCCATGGCATAGACACCAGAGTATGGGTGTGAAGGCACCAGCTCCAgctctccatgttca GAAGATCATGCAACAATATTGGGTACGGAACACCTCATCTATTCTTCCTATGGTCACCTGGCATATTTCCCACTGGGGACATCTGGAAGCCTGTGTAATGGTGagaattacatataataatacaGATGTTTGTGTGCTTGTTCTGTGCTGGCCCAGTGTAACTCCTCCCAATAcctgtggctgttccttggtGTCCATGTGCTTGAGGATTCAGCTTCCTTTTCTGCTCTTTCTCAAGTACtcaattcctcctcctctccttccttcttcatctctccactcctcctcctccttctga